In Planktothrix tepida PCC 9214, the genomic window AGTATTAGCAATCAAAGACTTCGATGTTAGCTCAATCTTCAGCGATGATGTCATTATTAACTACAATAACAGCATCACAGACACCAGCCAAAATCCCTTCGGTTCACCGACATACGCCCTAGTCACTCAGTCTTTTGCCACCTTTAAAGCAGGTGCTAATGGCAATGGTTTACCCGACAACGGCTTGTTTGCAGCCAACAGCTACCATCCCAACATTCAACTCGGCTACAATAACAGCAATGACGGCAACAATGCCAAAATCCTCACCACCAACAACTCATCCTTTACCTTTAACGTCACGGCTAGTCCCTACCAAAAAATTCACCTGTTTGCCACCGGGACACATGGTAGCGGGACAATAGATATAAAATTTAACTATAGCGATGGCAGCAACAGCACCAGTACCGCTACAATTGAAGATATTGCCACTTCAATTACCGAGTCAGCTTCTAGTTACTATCTGATTAATGGATTAGACTTAAGTAACGATACAACCGGCTCAAGTTACTGGGATTTTAATGGTGGAAACATCTTTGGTTTAGGGTTAACACCCGATACAACGAAAATCCTGCAAAGCATCACCATAACCCGAACCAGTGGCACAGGTGCAGATACTTGGTTGAACTTTTTTGGAGCGACAGGAGAATACAACAACAGTGCCCCCGTCCTAACCCTCTTCTGTCACTCTCCGAAATCAACAAGTAATAAAAAGTAGAGTTATCCATTGGGAAAATAAGATTGAAATTGATTAATATTCTCAATTAATTTATGAAAACCCACTAATAAATGGCGGTCGGGAAAAATATCTAGCCACGGGACAATCAACCACAATATAATAGTAGGCTGAATTATTAAACGCAGATTATTTAAAACATTTTTCCATCCCTCTTTGTGATTCCATTGTTGATGAGTTGAGCAATCGGTGGTGTTTTTTTTGCTCTCAGATTCTCGGGGACTGCCTTGACTTAAAGACCGGAAAACTTCGGAGTTGAAACTAATCATTAAATACACACAGAAAATGATTTCCCACCATTTTTCTATATCGGGAAAATCCGTCAACCGATAATCAGTCCAACCCAGTTCTTGTTTACATTGTCGAAATCCATATTCCACCCATGTTCTTAACCCGTATAAATTACCTAATGTCTTTTTCATCTGGCTTCTCTTCTCTGTTAAATTTGTCATGACAAACGAAGTTGATGTTTCTGGCATCGTTTCTGGATCTGTGGTAATTTCCCAATAGGTTCTTGTACTTCTTTTCCCAAATATGATTTCTCTAATATATCTGGTTTCTGATTCTTGATTGCTAAAAATCCTCTCAAATTTACACCATTTGTTGGCTCTAACTTTCTGCTCGCTTGACATCCAGACTCCATGATTACTTCTTATTGCTAGTACCCAAGGAATTTGAAATTGATCTAATGTACTGATAAACGAACTACTTTCACCATAAAGGCTATCTGCTAATACCAATTCAATCTGAAATCCCCAATCAACCAATTCTGTTAGAATTTCTGATGCGATTTCAATCTTAGTTTTGTAGACATCTCCTTCTTTTAATGTTCCTTTGGGTTTAAATACTCTAAACACTAAAGGAAAGGTTATATTTTTATAAACACCGTAAGCATTAACTGATACTATTCCCCGATCTGTTTTGCCCACACTTCCCAAGTATTGTCTAGCTATATAGTCGGTTTTTTTTCCCTTTCTCCTATCTCCTGTCTCATCAATTATTACTATAATCTTCTCTCCTTTCAATGCTTTTAGAGTTCGGGCTAATCTTCTTTCCTTTAATTCCCTTGCTGACCAAGGCGAATTGGCTAAGAAATGATGCAGTGATTGTGGCGA contains:
- a CDS encoding IS701 family transposase; its protein translation is MDVELQMIKHLARDAQPTVSVIDEYCQGYKDLFPEVRSYECFKYLHLGIISPIPRKSLPEIAKIVGIRSPQSLHHFLANSPWSARELKERRLARTLKALKGEKIIVIIDETGDRRKGKKTDYIARQYLGSVGKTDRGIVSVNAYGVYKNITFPLVFRVFKPKGTLKEGDVYKTKIEIASEILTELVDWGFQIELVLADSLYGESSSFISTLDQFQIPWVLAIRSNHGVWMSSEQKVRANKWCKFERIFSNQESETRYIREIIFGKRSTRTYWEITTDPETMPETSTSFVMTNLTEKRSQMKKTLGNLYGLRTWVEYGFRQCKQELGWTDYRLTDFPDIEKWWEIIFCVYLMISFNSEVFRSLSQGSPRESESKKNTTDCSTHQQWNHKEGWKNVLNNLRLIIQPTIILWLIVPWLDIFPDRHLLVGFHKLIENINQFQSYFPNG